A portion of the Candidatus Pristimantibacillus lignocellulolyticus genome contains these proteins:
- a CDS encoding trans-2-enoyl-CoA reductase family protein, with translation MIIQPKSRGFICTTAHPQGCASQVQDQINYVKSHPQLSGPKNVLVVGASTGYGLASRIVSAFGANANTIGVYFDKAAEGARTATAGWYNSAAFETAAAEAGLKSYSIVGDAFSNEIKAKTIDLIKSELGKIDLVVYSVASPRRVHPDTGEVFSSVIKPLGEVYTNKTVNFHTGEVTEVAIEPATEDELRQTIAVMGGEDWQMWIDALQAADALTADATTVAYNYIGPSITHAVYRDGTIGAAKNHLLETAHNLNDQLKATGGRAFISVNKALVTQSSSAIPVVPLYISALYKLMKEQGTHEGCIEQIYRLFTERLYVDGVTPVDKDGQIRIDDLEMNPELQAEVAKIWEALTTENVYDLTDLQGYRDEFFGLFGFGAEGIDYELDTEPNVDIHNLK, from the coding sequence ATGATTATTCAACCAAAATCAAGAGGTTTTATTTGTACGACAGCTCATCCACAAGGTTGTGCAAGTCAAGTTCAAGATCAAATTAATTATGTGAAATCACACCCACAGCTTAGCGGTCCGAAAAATGTTCTAGTAGTCGGAGCTTCAACTGGTTACGGTCTTGCTTCTCGCATCGTCTCAGCATTTGGTGCAAATGCAAATACAATCGGCGTATACTTCGATAAAGCTGCTGAAGGTGCTCGTACTGCAACAGCAGGTTGGTACAATTCTGCTGCTTTTGAAACTGCAGCTGCTGAAGCTGGCTTAAAGTCTTATAGTATTGTTGGCGATGCATTCTCGAATGAGATCAAAGCAAAAACAATCGATCTAATCAAATCAGAATTAGGTAAAATTGATCTTGTAGTATACAGCGTAGCATCTCCACGTCGTGTGCATCCAGATACAGGAGAAGTATTCTCCTCTGTGATTAAGCCACTTGGCGAAGTATATACTAACAAAACAGTTAACTTCCACACTGGAGAAGTTACAGAAGTAGCTATCGAACCTGCAACTGAAGATGAATTACGTCAAACAATTGCAGTAATGGGTGGCGAAGACTGGCAAATGTGGATTGACGCATTGCAAGCTGCTGATGCACTTACTGCTGATGCAACGACTGTTGCTTATAACTATATCGGCCCTTCCATTACACACGCTGTGTATCGTGATGGTACGATCGGTGCTGCGAAGAACCATCTTCTAGAAACAGCTCACAACCTGAATGATCAATTGAAAGCAACTGGTGGTCGTGCATTTATTTCTGTAAATAAAGCACTTGTAACACAATCAAGCTCTGCGATTCCAGTTGTTCCATTGTACATATCTGCTCTTTACAAATTAATGAAAGAGCAAGGTACTCATGAAGGTTGTATCGAACAGATTTATCGTCTATTTACAGAAAGACTATACGTTGACGGTGTTACACCAGTTGATAAAGACGGTCAAATACGTATTGATGATCTTGAGATGAACCCTGAACTTCAAGCTGAAGTAGCTAAAATCTGGGAAGCTCTAACAACAGAAAATGTATACGATTTAACTGATCTTCAAGGTTATCGTGATGAGTTCTTCGGACTATTCGGTTTCGGAGCAGAAGGCATTGACTATGAGTTAGATACAGAGCCAAACGTTGACATTCACAACTTAAAGTAA
- a CDS encoding alpha/beta-type small acid-soluble spore protein: MSSRGRLIVPEAKYAIDQMKFEIAQELGIQLPQDGYYGSMTTRDIGSIGGYITKRLVALGQQQLSSKRF; this comes from the coding sequence ATGAGTTCAAGAGGCAGACTTATTGTCCCTGAGGCAAAATATGCGATTGATCAGATGAAATTCGAAATTGCACAAGAGCTTGGCATTCAGTTGCCCCAAGACGGTTATTACGGCAGCATGACAACTCGTGACATCGGATCAATTGGCGGCTACATAACAAAACGACTAGTCGCTCTAGGTCAACAACAACTATCATCAAAACGTTTCTAG